The DNA region ACGTCTTCTTCTTTTATTCCCTCTTCATCACCAAGTAGAACGCAACCTACATTATCCTGTTCAAGATTCATAACCATTCCATATACGTTGTTTGGGAATTCAAGAAGTTCTCCAGCCATACAATTTTCTAAGCCATATACTCTAGCGATACCATCACCTACTTGAATTATAGTACCTGAATCTACAGCTTTTACTTTATCTTCATAACCCTCAATCTGCTTTTTTATAATTGAGGTTATTTCTTCAGGTTTTATGTTCATAGGCTCACCTCTATCCTCTTATAAGCATTAATTTTTTAATTTCTTCTAGTTTATTTTTAATGGTTCCATCAATAACATCGTCTCCAACTCTTACATAGACTCCACCAATAATACTTTCATCGATATTTTCTTTTAAAATTATTGATTTGTTGTATTTAGCTTTTAATTTATCTATAAGAGAAGTTCTTTCGCTGTCATTTAATGGAATAACTGTCTTTATTTCTGCTACAATCTGATTATTTTTCTCCAAGTCAACCTTTTTAACCTGGAGTATAATTCCGCTAAGCTCATTGATTCTGCTTTTTTCAATGAGTATAAGTAAAAAAGAGAGCAATTCATTATCTATTTTGCCTTTAAAGATATTTGTGAAAACTTCTTTTTTCTTTGAAGTACTTATTTTAGGATTACTAATTACCTGATTAAGCTCTTCATTAACATTAATAAGCTCATGAATCTGCTCTAAATCAGCTATATATTCTTCAGTTTTATTTTTCGCTGAAGCAATTTTATATAATGCTACAGCATATCTCCTATCTAAGTATTCATACATATCACATACCTACCTTAGTTATAAAATCTTCGATAAGCCTTCTATGTTCTTTTTCATTTATATCTTTCTCTAAAGCTTTTGAAGACAAAATAACAGCAAGATCAACTACTTTTTTCTTTAGTTCATCTTCTGCTTTTTCTTTTTCTCTCTCTACTTCTTTCTTAGCTCTTTCCATTATAAGATCAGCCTCACTTGAAGCTTCCTTTTTAATGTCCTGTGACAATTTTTCAGCTTTTTCCTTATAATCCTCTACTATGCTTTTACCCTGAGCTTTTGAATCTTCTAAACTCTTTTCAGTTTGAATTTTTAAAGTCTTTGCTTCTTCTCTGTCATTATTCGCTTTATTTATTGTCTCTTTTACCTGATTATTTCTGGTATCAATTGCATTTGTAATTCTCTTGAAAAGTAAAACTCTTAATATTATCAAAAGAATTATAAAGTTAATTACAGTTTCTACGATTGTAAACAAATTTCCACTCATATACTCAAAAGCCTCCCTTCTTCAGGCTTATTTTTATAAAAAAATAAGTTTATTGATTATTGCCATTTTACGAAAATTAGCATAATTGCAATAATCAAAGCATACAAAGAAGTAACTTCGGCAAATGCTATTCCTAGGATCATTGTTGACATTATATTTCCTCTTGCTTCCGGTTGTCTTGCTATAGCTTCAACTGCTTTTCCTGAAACAGTTCCTATACCAACACCACCGCCAAGACATCCAATTGCGGCTAAACCTCCACCTATAGCTAGCATACCATGTAAAAATGTTTGAGCATCAATATTCATTCTTTCTTCCTCCTTAAAATCCAAAATGTAAAATTCATTTTATAAATTACCTACTGCTTATAATATCTAGCATCATAATATATATGATGTAGTTTATTATTAAATTATTCTTCACCTTCACTTACAGCAATTTTAGTATATACCATTGTAAGCATTATAAATACATACATCTGTATAAGGCCATCAAATATATCGAAAAACCCATGCAGCGGAATAGGTATTACAAATGCAAAATGCTTCAAGGCTCCATAAACCAATCCTATTATCATACTTCCAACAAGCATATTGCAGAATAATCTTAGGCATAGTGATAAAGGTAAAGTTACTTTTTCAATGATATTCATGACAATCATGGGTGCAAAGGGTTGTAGATAGGATTTTAGATAACCTCCAACACCAATTCTCTTGATAGAAGTAGCCTGAATTACTACGAAGCTCATCAATGCAAAGCCTGCAGTAACATTTATATCTTTAGTAGAAGGATCTACCCCAACTAGACCTGTTAAGTTTAGGAAACATAAAAATATAGCCATGGTTCCTATGAAGGGCACAAAGCTTTTAAAATCATCTCCCATATTTGACTTAACCAATCCATTTATGGTTTCTACAAAGACTTCTAGAACACTTTGCCTTTTGCTTGGAATAGTTTTTATATTTGTTGTTAAAATTAATGCTAGAATAATTATTATAGCCATGATTACCCATTGTACAACAATACTTGATGTAATGGCAATGGAATGATTTGCTACATGTAAAGTAAATACTGTATCTGGACTCATCTCAATCACTTCCTTTCTGATTTATTTATTGTGATTCCATAAAGTACAATTGAAATATAATGTAAAGTATAGCCTATTAAAAAAGCTATAAAACTAAATCTATTATTTTTACAGAGCAATACAGCAATACCACCTGTAATAATAATCCTAATTATAGATCCTATAGCACCAATAACTTTATTTCCATTCTCTTTTAATGAATAATTTGAAATAATAGAATTCAATATAAAATTTAAGGCAGCCAGTAATAATCCTATAAATAATATATTTGTATAAAGTTTAAAAAAAATATAACAAATAGTGCTAGATAAAGCCGCAACAATTATATCAAAGGAAATAACCTTTCTTAAAATTTCTTTAACTTCTCTATCCATTATTACTATCACCTACTGTCAAATAACAATATCTAAATTATATATCCAAGTTACTTTTAATGGAACTGTCATATTTAGCTTTTTTTATTCTTATTTTGTCATATAACCAATTTATCTATCTATTTCTTCATTTTAATCGTGCTAATAGATATTTTCTTCTATTTGCTAATCTGCTTTTTAATATTTCAAATGAATGAATTATGTTTATTTTCAGTAATTTTAAACCATACTAAATAGTAAACGAGTTCATTATTCTATGTCAATGACATTTTTCTATATACTCATATCTATTATTTCATAAAAAGTATTTAAATATTTAAATATTTAAATATTTTTTACTAAAATACAAGTTTTTTGGTCTTACCAGTTTATAAAAATATGTTAAATCATGAAAAATCTAACGAATTATACCTTAATATATCAAAAATATATTATTTTTATATTAATTTAAAGTAAAATAAGTATTTAAATTTTAAAAATTACCTATTTAATGATACTTTAAAAAAAATAAATTGTAAACAAATTAATAATAATTTACTGGAAAAATATATACATTATAGCAAATCAATTTAAATTATAAAATAATCTTTTTTAATTAATAATTATAAATATAAAAATAAGGTGAAGATTAAATCTTCACCTTATTTTTATATAGTACAAAATTATCTTTTAACTATAAGAGCTGTACCTTGTCCTCCACCTATACATAATGTCGCAAGACCAGTTTTAGCATCTCTTCTTACCATTTCATATAAAAGTGTAACTAATATTCTACCACCTGAAGCTCCTACTGGATGTCCAATAGCTATGGCTCCACCATTAACATTAACTTTATCTGTATCCAAATTTAAATCTTTAACAACGGACAAACTTTGTGCTGCAAAAGCTTCATTAGCTTCTATTAAATCCAAATCTTCTACTTTTAAGTCTGCTCTTTCAAGGGCAACTTTAGTAGCTCCAACTGGTCCATAACCCATTATAGCTGGATCAAGTCCTTTTGAACCAAAAGCTGCTATTCTAGCAAGAGGTTTAACTCCAAGCTCTTCAGCCTTTTCTGCACTCATAATAACAAATGCTGCTGCTCCATCATTTATACCTGATGCATTTCCAGCAGTTACTGTACCATCTTTTTTGAAAGCAGGTCTAAGTTTTGCTAATGCTTCTATTGTAGTCCCAAATCTAGGGAATTCATCTGTATCAAATATTTTAGGATCTCCCTTTCTCTGTGGTATTTCTATAGGAACTATTTCATCTTTAAATTTACCAGCTTTTATAGCAGCTTCAGCTTTTTGTTGTGAAGCAAGAGCAAATTTATCTTGATCTTCTCTAGTAATATTCCACTTTTCTGCTATATTTTCAGCAGTTATTCCCATGTGGTAATTATTGAAAGCATCCCATAAACCATCTACAATCATTTCATCTACAAGCTTGGTATCTCCCATTTTAGTTCCCCATCTAGCATCATTAACTAAATATGGAGCTCTTGACATGTTTTCCATACCACCAGCAACTATAATATCAGCATCTCCTGATAATATCATTTGACGTGCAAGTGATACAGCTCTAAGACCAGAACCACACACCTTATTAATTGTAAGAGATGATACTTCTACTGGTAAGCCCGCTTTTATTGATGATTGTCTAGCTGGATTTTGTCCAAGTCCTGCCTGAAGAACATTTCCCATAACTACTTCTTCAACATCTTCTGGTTTTATTCCTGCTCTTTTAACAGCTTCTTTAATTACTGCTGCTCCTAAATCCACAGCTGGAACTCCTTTTAAACTTCCTCCAAAAGAACCTACTGCTGTTCTTACAGCACTTGCTATTACTACCTCTTTCATGAAAGTAACCTCCTAAAATTTATATTCTTAAATATTAAAATCGTTTGTTATTTAATTCACAATTTAATTATAACCACAAATATTTTTTTTATCAATAGATTTTGTTAAGAAATATACAAAGTTTATTTTTTCTTAGCTTTTTTAAGTATATGTAATTTTCTATAATTTATTTAAGAATATTTAAGGCATATTCAAACAAAATAACACAGCAAAGACGATGTTATTTATTAAATATGCCCTAACTTAAATTTATAAGTAATCTAACAAAATAGTAATGGAGTTAATTCCCATTTTATTTTAAAGAACTTTAAAAATAATACAGGATTAATGTTTATGGACAATTACTTCCTCAATTTAATTTTAATTAGTTTTGTTAAAATATTTGAAAATTATGTCTACAATTTTTTGGGATGCCAATCCATCTCCATATGGATTTATTGCTTTACTCATTTTAGAATATTTTTCTTCATCTCTTATAAGTTCATTTGCTTCTTTTATAATTGTATCCTTATCAGTTCCTACTAATTTTACTGTTTTTGCAGCCACAGCTTCTGGTCTCTCCGTTACATCTCTTAGTACTAAAACAGGCTTTCCTAAATGTGGAGCTTCTTCCTGTAACCCCCCTGAATCTGTCATTACCATAAAACACTTATTCATCAAATTATGAGTTTCCTTTGTATCTAAAGGTGGAAGCAAATGTACCCTAGGAACTCCATCTAAATATTTATAAACTACATCTTTAACTATTGGATTTAAATGAACTAAATATACTAATTCCACCTCTTCATTTTGCTCTACTATATTTTTAAGAGCTTTACATATACTCTCTATACCTTTTCCCCAATTTTCTCTTCTATGGGCGGTTACCATAATTATCTTTTTATTTTCATAATTTAGATTGTTAAGTTCTTCATTATCGAATTCATAATTATCTTCCACAGTATATTCCATGGCATCAATTACCGTATTTCCTGTAATATAAATGTTTTCCTTATTAATGCCTTCTCTTAGCAAGTTATCCCTTGCACTTATAGTGGGAGCAAAATGTAAATCTGCCATAGCTCCAGTTAATTTTCTATTCATTTCTTCTGGAAATGGAAAATATTTATTAAAAGTACGTAGACCTGCCTCCACGTGCCCAATTGGAATTTGTTTATAAAAAGCCGCAAGAGCACCTGCAAAGGTAGTTGTAGTATC from Clostridium pasteurianum BC1 includes:
- a CDS encoding F0F1 ATP synthase subunit delta, with protein sequence MYEYLDRRYAVALYKIASAKNKTEEYIADLEQIHELINVNEELNQVISNPKISTSKKKEVFTNIFKGKIDNELLSFLLILIEKSRINELSGIILQVKKVDLEKNNQIVAEIKTVIPLNDSERTSLIDKLKAKYNKSIILKENIDESIIGGVYVRVGDDVIDGTIKNKLEEIKKLMLIRG
- a CDS encoding F0F1 ATP synthase subunit B translates to MSGNLFTIVETVINFIILLIILRVLLFKRITNAIDTRNNQVKETINKANNDREEAKTLKIQTEKSLEDSKAQGKSIVEDYKEKAEKLSQDIKKEASSEADLIMERAKKEVEREKEKAEDELKKKVVDLAVILSSKALEKDINEKEHRRLIEDFITKVGM
- the atpE gene encoding ATP synthase F0 subunit C translates to MNIDAQTFLHGMLAIGGGLAAIGCLGGGVGIGTVSGKAVEAIARQPEARGNIMSTMILGIAFAEVTSLYALIIAIMLIFVKWQ
- a CDS encoding F0F1 ATP synthase subunit A, whose translation is MEMSPDTVFTLHVANHSIAITSSIVVQWVIMAIIIILALILTTNIKTIPSKRQSVLEVFVETINGLVKSNMGDDFKSFVPFIGTMAIFLCFLNLTGLVGVDPSTKDINVTAGFALMSFVVIQATSIKRIGVGGYLKSYLQPFAPMIVMNIIEKVTLPLSLCLRLFCNMLVGSMIIGLVYGALKHFAFVIPIPLHGFFDIFDGLIQMYVFIMLTMVYTKIAVSEGEE
- a CDS encoding ATP synthase subunit I; this translates as MDREVKEILRKVISFDIIVAALSSTICYIFFKLYTNILFIGLLLAALNFILNSIISNYSLKENGNKVIGAIGSIIRIIITGGIAVLLCKNNRFSFIAFLIGYTLHYISIVLYGITINKSERK
- a CDS encoding acetyl-CoA C-acetyltransferase, which gives rise to MKEVVIASAVRTAVGSFGGSLKGVPAVDLGAAVIKEAVKRAGIKPEDVEEVVMGNVLQAGLGQNPARQSSIKAGLPVEVSSLTINKVCGSGLRAVSLARQMILSGDADIIVAGGMENMSRAPYLVNDARWGTKMGDTKLVDEMIVDGLWDAFNNYHMGITAENIAEKWNITREDQDKFALASQQKAEAAIKAGKFKDEIVPIEIPQRKGDPKIFDTDEFPRFGTTIEALAKLRPAFKKDGTVTAGNASGINDGAAAFVIMSAEKAEELGVKPLARIAAFGSKGLDPAIMGYGPVGATKVALERADLKVEDLDLIEANEAFAAQSLSVVKDLNLDTDKVNVNGGAIAIGHPVGASGGRILVTLLYEMVRRDAKTGLATLCIGGGQGTALIVKR
- the wecB gene encoding non-hydrolyzing UDP-N-acetylglucosamine 2-epimerase; protein product: MDKIKIITIFGTRPEAIKMAPLVKELDKRENIEVKVCVTAQHRQMLDQVLDLFNITPDFDLNIMKSKQTLTGITTKVLEGLEETFEIEKPDMVLVHGDTTTTFAGALAAFYKQIPIGHVEAGLRTFNKYFPFPEEMNRKLTGAMADLHFAPTISARDNLLREGINKENIYITGNTVIDAMEYTVEDNYEFDNEELNNLNYENKKIIMVTAHRRENWGKGIESICKALKNIVEQNEEVELVYLVHLNPIVKDVVYKYLDGVPRVHLLPPLDTKETHNLMNKCFMVMTDSGGLQEEAPHLGKPVLVLRDVTERPEAVAAKTVKLVGTDKDTIIKEANELIRDEEKYSKMSKAINPYGDGLASQKIVDIIFKYFNKTN